The DNA region ACCTAATGAAGCCATGCTTTGAGTGACTCCCATTGCGGCACCTTGCTCCTTAGAGTCAGTCAGTAAACTGATACTGCCCAGGATGGACGGATTTGATAGTCCGTTACCCAGGGAAAGCAAAGTCATCGCAATACACATTCCAAACAAAGTGTCGGAGATAGCAATCGTCGTAAGACCGACGGCAAAGCAGATAAGACCCACGCGCAGAACCTGGCGTTCACCATACTTAGGCAGCATACGACGTACCAAGAAGCCTTGAGTGAAGATAATAATCACACCGATATAGGCAAAACCGAAACTCACTTGTTTGATCGTCCATTGGAATTTGTCACCCATGAATAAAATCAAAGTGGCTTCCATTCCCGACATCGCCAGTGAGGAAAGCAAGAACACCGTCATCAGTGCTCCCACAGTTTTGATGTTCAGATAGTGCCACATAACAGAGAAACGCTTTTTCTTAGCAGCGGATTCACTTTTCTCTGATAAAGATTCTTTTAGGAACTTGATGCCGAATAGGAAGTTCGCAAAACACAAGGCGGCAACCCAGTAAAATGAGAATGAAGTATCAAAGTGTGGAGCTGGATTGATGTGATTGCCCCAAACAGCCAGCAAGCCACCCAGAGCCGGGCCCACGACGAAGCCAAGTCCGAATGCTGCGCCAATCAAGGCCATGCCTTTGGAGCGCTCATGTTTTGGAGTGATGTCTGAAATGTATGCGGAAGCGGTGGAGAGGCTTGCACCAAAGAAGCCGGCAAGAATGCGCGCAACGAACAACCACTCAAGGCTGCGAGCCCAGGCAAACATGATGTACGAAAGACCTTCGCCAAAAAGGCAGAATAAAAGAATCGGTCTGCGCCCCATGCGATCGCTTAGTTTTCCCCAGAAAGGTGAAAATAAAAATTGCATCAAAGAATAAACTGAAAGCAGCAATCCTGTTTGCAGGGCAGTCGCTCCGAAGTTTTTGCTTAGAAGTGGAATAATCGGAATAACTACACCAAAGCCCACAAGGTAAAGGAAAACGGTGAAAAAGATGATTGCGAGCTGTGATTTGTTTGCTGTGCTGGTCATGAGCTTGTTATTATTAGGAACTTATGAAAATGGCAAATAATCTTCAGTGTTTGAGTGCGTTCTTGGTGACTTTGTTGATGGCGGGATCCGTGGCAAATGCCCTGGATAACTACAAGGAATTCCGCCGGGACCGCTGGGATTTTGAGTTGGGCACCAATTTCTTTTATTCAACTGCCAATTACGAAACCTTTGGTGACGGCAGTAGTAACCTAACCAGTGGAAACCATTACCAACTTTTGGATGTGGATTTCAGCACCCGTTATATGCCTTCCAGAACCTGGTCGGTTTTTGGTTCTGGAACATTCAGTTCAGCAGAAAGCAAAAACTCCGTCGCAACGCGCACGAATACGAGCTTTTCAGATGTGATGGGGGGCTTTGATTTTCTTGCCTATGACGGAATTGTGCAGCTCGTGCCAGAGTTCGGGATTTTGGTTCCACTGCAGGAGGTTGATCCTGCCGGAGATGATGCTCTAAATTCGGAGGGTGTTTTCGAGCTTTGGGGGCGTTTGATAGCGCAAAAAGACTTTGGATCTGCGCGAATTTACGGATGGGCGGGATTTGACTACCGCGCCGACGGAAGATCTTCTTTGGTGCCTTGGGGAGGTGGTTTGCAGCTAAAAGCAAATGCCTTCAAATTTGGTGGAGAGATCCTTGGTAGTCAGTCAGTGACTGATGATACCGACACCAGCAAACAATATGTTCGCAATGCTTATCTTCAAAACGTAAACGCTGGCTCATATAAGTTCTATTCAGTAAATCCTTCTTCGATTGATACACTTTTTTACGCGACATGGATGGTGAGTTCGAAGTGGACGATGCAGGTCAACGGTGGAACGACTATTGCGGGAGAGAACGCAGCGGCGGGATATCACGTGGGTGGATTTATTCGTTATAGCTTTGATATGTCAGAGGGCTACCATCAAGAGTCGTATCCGCTGTATAACACTCCTCCTTCTTCTCCAGCAACCACGGCTCCCTCAGGGAAATCGAATATGTACAATCGTTCTGACTCTGAAATCAGCACGCCCAATACGCGTCAGTTTCGTGAGGCGACGGATGATGGCGTGGATCAAAGTCAATTCAAGCCACGCCCTACAAAAAAGAAAAAGAAATCCAACGTGAATATTCAAGAGCAATTGGATCGTACGGAGTTCGAAGTGGAGTTAAAGCGCGGAGGCAACTAGCTTCTCGGCGTCATCTTTGCTGATGCCGGTTATCTCCACAACTTTGTGGCGACCAGTTTCGCCCTTTACGAGGGAAATATTTCGTTTTGCGACTTTGAATAATTTTGCCAGGTAGTTGATAAGTTCCGCATTGGCTTCGCCATCAACAGGCGGGGCGGAGACTTTAATTTTCAGCTCACCATTGTGGTTGCCGACGACTTGATTCTTGGAGGACTTGGGTTGAATAAAAAGGTGGAGTCTGACTCCACCTTTAATTTCCTCTATCACAGACGGGACTATTCAGCGGATAGCGGGGATACGTTCGTTGAACGATTGCCACCGTTATTGCCAACAGTCGTGTTGTTCGTAAAGGTTTGGTTTTGCAAATGCATTTGCGGCATGTATTTTTCGCCTTGTTCAAGCAAAGAAAGATGAGCTTGTGCCAATGCTTTCAAGTTTGCCTCAAACTGCATGCGCGCACGTTTTAGCTCGTTCACCTCTTGATACATTTTCTTCAAAGAATCACGGGAATCACGAGTGATGATTTCCGCCTTTTGATTGGCGTCTGCCGTGATAAGTTTGGCTTCGCGTTCTGCATCCTGGCGCAAGCGGTCTGCCATCTGAGTTGCAGTTGCAATCGTGTCTTTAAGAACTTGATCACGTTCTTTGTATTCCATCAGGGAAAGTTCTTTTTCGCGAAGTGCTTCTTTAAGTGAATTGCGATCCTGAATCAGGGCTTCCATTTGCGCGGCGACCTGTTGGAGGAAATCCATAACCTCATCAGTGTCGAGACCCATCATTTTTTTACCAAATGATTTATGAGCTATATCAATGGGTGTGATCTTCATTTTGTTCCTCCTTGAACGCTATGAGATTAAGGATAAAAGTCGTTATAGGGACCCGGCAAGGTTATTTGATCTCCCGGGCCATTTCTTTGTTTCTCATCGCCGCTTTTTCAAAGCTGATGCGGAGAGCGCGTTCAATTTCGAGCTCTCTCATGGACTGAAGTCCAGCTGCTGTGACGCCTTTTTTTGAAGTCACGCGAGCCTGAAGGTCCTCAACATTTTCACGGGCTTGTGCTGCCAGCAGGGAAGCTCCCACAAATGTCTCAATGGTCATCACGCGTGCTTCTTCAAGAGAGAAGCCGTGTTCCTCGATCCAATCCTGCCAGTACATCATCATTTCAAATACGAATCCTGTTCCGCTGGAGCAGGAAATCATCAGAGCTTCGAATTGATCCTCGTCGCTCACTTTGATCACGCGACCCAGTGGAGTGAAAAGATCTTCCACAGTGCTGTCGAGTGCATTGTCATCGTCATCATTCAGGAGATAGCCAATGACTCCGCGGCCGATCACTGAAGGAGTGTTCGGCATCACGCGTGCAAGGCGAGCACCGTTAATGAAGCGCTCCAGTTTTTCCATGCGCACACCAGCGGCCACACTGACGACGATTTTATGTTCGTCAAAGGCTCTGCCGACCGGCTCCAAAGCTGTCAGTAAATCCTGAGGCTTAACGGCCAGAATGATGATGTCACAAGAATCGATAAGTTCTTCGTTATTAGAGAGGGAATTGATTTTAAACTGTTCAACCAGTTTGACCAGTTTTCCTTCTGATCTGTTGGTAGCGTAAATATTTTTAGCAGGTATTCCGCCTTCGATAAGGCCTTTGATCATGGCTTGCGCCATATTGCCTGCACCCAGAAATCCGATTTTTTGAGTTTTGAGAAGTGGGTTCATAGAATCATCCTACCTTTAGCAAAGGCGTTCGCCAAATGAATTCATCCACTATGTCAGACTCCGCAGGGGGAGCTTTCGGTTAATCCCGGGCGCCAAAAAGAATTGTGCCCAAGCGAACCAGGGTGGCGCCTTCCTGGATGGCCACTTTGTAGTCGTTGCTGGTGCCCATGGAGAGTGTTTTTAGCGGGTGTCTTTCGGTATCAGTTGCTTTGGCAAGATTCCCTTGCAGTTCCTTGAGCTCGATAAAGTAACGACGCACCTCTTCGCCACTTTCAGTCAGGGGTGGCATGGTCATCAGGCCATCGATGGTAAGGTGGGGCAGCTGGCAGATCTCAGCCCATCTTTGAATGACGGTTTGCTTGTCAAAGCCAGTTTTGCTTTCTTCGTGCGCCAGGTTTACCTGAATCAGAATTCTTTGGGTCACATTCTTGGCTTCACATTGGCGATTGAGTGTTTGTGCCAGTTCCAGTGAGTCCACGGAGTGAATCAGGTGGAATTGACCAACCACGTGTTTGGCTTTGTTTTTCTGAAGGTGTCCGATGAGGTGCCACTCAATATCTGTCAGATCCTTCAATTGCTCTTTTTTGTCCAACGCCTCTTGAACGTAGTTTTCTCCAAAGCGGCGCTGGCCCTGATTGTAAAGATCGCGGATCTTTGCAACGGGTTGAAGTTTTGAAACCGCGAGAATTTTGTCGGCGCCGATCTCGGCACGGATTTCTTGAAAGCTCATGATTCAAAACCTAACAACCTTTATTCAAAACATCCACCGATGGCGCAATGCCGCGTCGTTAATTCATTGAAATTCACAAAATAAATACCATCGCTACTTTTTTATTGACGGGGGTTGGGGGTGCTCCTATAACATGTTTCATGTATAGCTCCTCCCGAATGGCGACATACAAATCTCACGACCCTCGGCTGCGTCTTTTGAGGCAGTTCGGGGGCGCGCTTTTAAAGAATAGCAATGCAAAATCAGCGAGGCCCATCAGCACCAAACACGCGATGCATGTGGTTCTTTGTTCTTCGCAAGCGGTGGGCGATTTTTCTTTCAGAAATTCCAGAAATTGGAAGCGAATCACAGAAATTCTGGTTCAGCAGGCGCAAAAGTATCGTGTGGAATTGCACGAGCAGGTCAATGGCGGCGATCAGCTGCAGATTTTGATCAAAGTTAAAAGCCGGGATTCATTCAATGGTTTTATCAGAGCCATCAGTGGGATGATTTCAATGGCGGTCACCGGTGCCGCAAAGACACGGGCTTTGAAAACAAAGTTTTGGAGCTATCGTCCGTGGAGTCGGGTAGTGCGATTGGTTCGCGGCTACCGAATTCAAGTGGATGAGGTTGTGCAGCAGTATGTTTTTGAATTGCGAACAGCGAAGCCCCGCAGGGCTCCAGCCTGATTCTTGCTAAATTTGTGCGAGCAGGTTTTTAACCATTTGCACGGGAAGTCCCACGACGTTGTCGAAGGGGCCTTTATATTTTTCTACAAATTTTCCACCCAAACCCTGAATGCCATAGGCACCCGCCTTGTCCATGGGCTCGCCGGTTTCAATGTAGGTCCAGATTTCCTGGTCCGTCAGATTCCTGAAATAAACTATTGTCGTTTCAATTTGAGACAGTTCTTTCCCTGTTGCCGAGTCGATGATGCAAACTCCGGTCTGGACTTCGTGAGAGTTTCCAGACAATCGTCGGAGCATATTATAGGCATCTTGTTTGTCAGATGGCTTTCCTTGCAATTCACCGGCAACGATAACTTCGGTGTCGGCGGAAATGAGAGTAAACTCCTGTTCTTTACTGGACTTTAGGTGAGCAAATGCCGCTCTCGCCTTACGTCTGGCAATGTCCAAAATTTGCTCGCTGGCATTCAGGTTTTTGTCAGGAATTTCCGATACTTTAACTGATGCTACGTCGAATGAAAAACCAGCTTCTTGAAGCAGTTGTTTTCGGCGTGGGGACTCGGAAGCCAGTATCAATGTTTTCATGAGTCTGAATTAAACACAAAGAGGCCAAAATGGGAAGCGCAGAGTTAATGCTGATTTTGGGTCTGCTCCTAGCAGGAGTAGCGGTCTTCCTATTCGTGAATTCCATCTTTGCCAGCAACGCAGACAAGCAGCAGTTGTCCTGGGCGAATAACGACGAACCGGCAAAATCGAAAAATCCGATTATTAACTTTTCACGTCCCTTGGTGCATCAGTTCACTTTGCAGCACGCATTAAGAATTCGCAGTGAAGGCTATCGCAAGAAAGTTCGCAGGTACATCAAGACCTCCGGATTGTCGCAGGAGCTGAACGAGGACGAGTTCATTGGTTTGCAGCTTTTGTGGGGCGTGATGTTCCCGATTTTCCTTTTGATCATGAACTTCTCACTGCAACTGGGGCTTTCGTGGTACATGTGTGTGGGTGTGGGGTTGATTGGTTTTTATCTTCCGCAAATTCACTCAACCGGTGAAAAGAAAAAACGTGAGTTGTCTGTTCGCGCTGATTTGCCATTCTTCATTGATCTGTTGGCATTGTCGGTTGAGGCCGGTCTGGACTTTTTCTCGGCGATTCAAAAAATCGTGGATAAGGCTCAGGGAACAAAAAGCGTGCTGGCGGATGAGTTCTCGATTGTTTTGAAAGATATTAAAATCGGTTCTTCAAAAACTCAGGCTCTGAAGGAGATGAGTGAGCGTCTGGACATGAACGAGATTACAAGTTTTGTTGCCGTGTTGATCGATGCCGAGGCGACGGGGGCCAGTATTTCGCAGGTTCTGAAGGATCAGTCAGAACAAATGCGTATGGAGCGCTTTGTGCGCGCGGAAAAGGCCGGTGCGAAAGCATCTCAGGCGATTCTGATCCCTTTGATGTTATTTATTTTGCCAGCCGTGTTCATTATGGTTTTTGGACCGGTTGCGATTTCATTTATGTATGGGCCGAAGTAATGATGAAGAAGCTTGAGAACGCCACAACCAAAGCCACACTGATTCCGAATCTGGAAGTCGCAGACACGTTCCAGACTCGTGGTGTGGGTTTATTGGGTCGCAGTTCTTTGGCGGAAGATCAGGCATTGTGGATTCTTAGATGCAATAGCATCCATACATTTTTCATGAAGTTCGCAATTGATTGCGTATTTGTGGATAAGAAAATGAAAGTAAAAGCCGTGCGCAGAAATATTAAGCCATGGAGATTGGTGCTTCCGGTATGGGGAGCAAGCTCAGTGGTGGAGATGGCTTCAGGGGTTAGCAGCAAGTTGAATATCAACGTGGGAGATCAACTCAATGTGGGCGCTTAGAATTTTGTCCGGCCCGCAAGCCGGAGGCATTTTAGAGCTTAAGATGGGCCGAAATCTGGTCGGTCGGGCTCCGCAATGTGATGTCAAAATCACCAGCCCTGGTGTTTCCAAAGAACACAGTGAAATCGTTGTTTACAGCGACAAGATTGTCGTCACGGATTTGAAATCAAGTAATGGTACATATTTAAACGGTGTGCGTATGCAGACCGGTTTGATGCGTTTGGGTGATAAGCTGGGCATTCATGATGTTCTGGTGGATATCATTCCAGCGCCGGAAAAACGTCCTCAAGCGCCAGCGCAAACTCCCATGATGGCTCAAGCCGGTTATGGAATTCCGCAAAATATGCCGGGAATGCCTCAGCCAATGGGGATGCCGCAACCTATGATGGGTGCGGATATGAATGGAGCTCCTCCAGAGGCGGCACCAGCTTATAATGCAGGTGGTGTGAAGGCTCTTTGGGATAAGTTCCTGGATTATTTGGATCGTGTGGCTTTGCCGGGTGTCTATAAAATTCCAACTTACCTGGAATTCCGCATGGTATTGCTGGGTTTCGTGGTGATCTTTATCTTTGTGACGACTTTGCTGGCGATGATTCCGATGGTGCAAATCACCAGAGCAAGTATCATCACCGAAAGTAAGCGTCGTGCGGCGTCCATTGCCAGAACTTTGGCAACTATCAATCAAGCGGCACTTTTGCAAAACAGCTATTCCTCATTGACCACCAATCAAGCGGAGTCAGAGGACGGCGTAACCCAGGTTCTGATTGTTCAACAATCTGATGGAATGATTCTGGCTCCGGCATCGCGTGCCGGTACCACTCCTGATTTGCCTTTCGTGCATCAGGCCCGCCGTGAGATGCGACCGGAAGCGGTTGAGGTGGATTCCTCCACTATTGGGGCAAGTTTCCCGATCGGTTTGTTTGATCCAAGCACAGGTGAGCAATCGGTGAAGGCCCATGCAATTGTTCTTTACGACATTGGCAGTATGGCTTTCGATGATGGCCGTGCGATCAGTTTATTCATGCAAACTCTGGTGATTGCAACTCTGGTTGGATTGGTATTGTTCTTCTTTATGTACAAGTTGGTAGAGTACCCGCTGGTCACATTGAATCAACAGCTCGATGCCGCGATGAGAGACAAGAACGACAATACCAGTGTGGATTTCATCTTTCCGCCGCTTCAGGCGTTAATTGGAAATATCAACAGTCTTTTGACCCGCTATATTCATGGTGAGGGCGGAGCTG from Bdellovibrio sp. GT3 includes:
- a CDS encoding type II secretion system F family protein; this translates as MGSAELMLILGLLLAGVAVFLFVNSIFASNADKQQLSWANNDEPAKSKNPIINFSRPLVHQFTLQHALRIRSEGYRKKVRRYIKTSGLSQELNEDEFIGLQLLWGVMFPIFLLIMNFSLQLGLSWYMCVGVGLIGFYLPQIHSTGEKKKRELSVRADLPFFIDLLALSVEAGLDFFSAIQKIVDKAQGTKSVLADEFSIVLKDIKIGSSKTQALKEMSERLDMNEITSFVAVLIDAEATGASISQVLKDQSEQMRMERFVRAEKAGAKASQAILIPLMLFILPAVFIMVFGPVAISFMYGPK
- a CDS encoding DivIVA domain-containing protein, giving the protein MKITPIDIAHKSFGKKMMGLDTDEVMDFLQQVAAQMEALIQDRNSLKEALREKELSLMEYKERDQVLKDTIATATQMADRLRQDAEREAKLITADANQKAEIITRDSRDSLKKMYQEVNELKRARMQFEANLKALAQAHLSLLEQGEKYMPQMHLQNQTFTNNTTVGNNGGNRSTNVSPLSAE
- a CDS encoding DUF192 domain-containing protein, coding for MMKKLENATTKATLIPNLEVADTFQTRGVGLLGRSSLAEDQALWILRCNSIHTFFMKFAIDCVFVDKKMKVKAVRRNIKPWRLVLPVWGASSVVEMASGVSSKLNINVGDQLNVGA
- a CDS encoding DUF167 domain-containing protein encodes the protein MIEEIKGGVRLHLFIQPKSSKNQVVGNHNGELKIKVSAPPVDGEANAELINYLAKLFKVAKRNISLVKGETGRHKVVEITGISKDDAEKLVASAL
- a CDS encoding nucleoside triphosphate pyrophosphatase, with protein sequence MKTLILASESPRRKQLLQEAGFSFDVASVKVSEIPDKNLNASEQILDIARRKARAAFAHLKSSKEQEFTLISADTEVIVAGELQGKPSDKQDAYNMLRRLSGNSHEVQTGVCIIDSATGKELSQIETTIVYFRNLTDQEIWTYIETGEPMDKAGAYGIQGLGGKFVEKYKGPFDNVVGLPVQMVKNLLAQI
- a CDS encoding FHA domain-containing protein — protein: MWALRILSGPQAGGILELKMGRNLVGRAPQCDVKITSPGVSKEHSEIVVYSDKIVVTDLKSSNGTYLNGVRMQTGLMRLGDKLGIHDVLVDIIPAPEKRPQAPAQTPMMAQAGYGIPQNMPGMPQPMGMPQPMMGADMNGAPPEAAPAYNAGGVKALWDKFLDYLDRVALPGVYKIPTYLEFRMVLLGFVVIFIFVTTLLAMIPMVQITRASIITESKRRAASIARTLATINQAALLQNSYSSLTTNQAESEDGVTQVLIVQQSDGMILAPASRAGTTPDLPFVHQARREMRPEAVEVDSSTIGASFPIGLFDPSTGEQSVKAHAIVLYDIGSMAFDDGRAISLFMQTLVIATLVGLVLFFFMYKLVEYPLVTLNQQLDAAMRDKNDNTSVDFIFPPLQALIGNINSLLTRYIHGEGGAEAGGIGGFVNKDGEAENLVQLIGFPSIAIYKDGRIMAGSPSFSQIARTEVSALVGQQYQAIPDVALQQNLTDLMARTRENPRVIQTDQLEFNGHPCVLSCQAMSSQPQEVDYFVITISPAEGGS
- a CDS encoding YggS family pyridoxal phosphate-dependent enzyme; translation: MSFQEIRAEIGADKILAVSKLQPVAKIRDLYNQGQRRFGENYVQEALDKKEQLKDLTDIEWHLIGHLQKNKAKHVVGQFHLIHSVDSLELAQTLNRQCEAKNVTQRILIQVNLAHEESKTGFDKQTVIQRWAEICQLPHLTIDGLMTMPPLTESGEEVRRYFIELKELQGNLAKATDTERHPLKTLSMGTSNDYKVAIQEGATLVRLGTILFGARD
- a CDS encoding pyrroline-5-carboxylate reductase family protein, with the translated sequence MNPLLKTQKIGFLGAGNMAQAMIKGLIEGGIPAKNIYATNRSEGKLVKLVEQFKINSLSNNEELIDSCDIIILAVKPQDLLTALEPVGRAFDEHKIVVSVAAGVRMEKLERFINGARLARVMPNTPSVIGRGVIGYLLNDDDDNALDSTVEDLFTPLGRVIKVSDEDQFEALMISCSSGTGFVFEMMMYWQDWIEEHGFSLEEARVMTIETFVGASLLAAQARENVEDLQARVTSKKGVTAAGLQSMRELEIERALRISFEKAAMRNKEMAREIK
- a CDS encoding MFS transporter, which codes for MTSTANKSQLAIIFFTVFLYLVGFGVVIPIIPLLSKNFGATALQTGLLLSVYSLMQFLFSPFWGKLSDRMGRRPILLFCLFGEGLSYIMFAWARSLEWLFVARILAGFFGASLSTASAYISDITPKHERSKGMALIGAAFGLGFVVGPALGGLLAVWGNHINPAPHFDTSFSFYWVAALCFANFLFGIKFLKESLSEKSESAAKKKRFSVMWHYLNIKTVGALMTVFLLSSLAMSGMEATLILFMGDKFQWTIKQVSFGFAYIGVIIIFTQGFLVRRMLPKYGERQVLRVGLICFAVGLTTIAISDTLFGMCIAMTLLSLGNGLSNPSILGSISLLTDSKEQGAAMGVTQSMASLGRIIGPAVGGALYGSVAMTAPFWVSGGLAFVALAIILINFKLIPDHARVG